Below is a genomic region from Geoglobus acetivorans.
GGATGGAGGAGGCCGAGGGGCAGACACAGCAAGTGGAGAGAAAGATATGGTGGGAAGTGGAGTGGCAGAGTACTCCCGAATCCGGGTTTTTCATCACCTGCTGGAGTAAGAGGGTTGCATCCCTCGGGATATGAGGAGGTATTGGTTCACAACCCCAAGGAGCTTGAGAATGTAAACCCTGAGTTTCAGGCCGTGAGGATTGCATCAAGGGTTGGGCTTAAAAAGAGGCTGTTGATTGAAGAAAAGGCCAAGGAATTGGGGATAAAGGTGCTCAATCCGGTTAAGGGTGATTGAAATGAATCTGAAATTCCAGAGGAAGTTGGCAGCGGAGATACTTGATTGTGGCGTTCACAGGGTCTGGATGGATCCCGATGCTCTTGACGAGATTGCGGGCGCAGCAACAAAAGAGGACGTGAGAGAATTAATTGAGAGAGGTCTGATAAAGAGAAAGCCAGTTAACGGTATAAGCAGGGCGAGAATAAACAAGAGAAAAGCCCAGAGGAAGAAAGGAAGACGGAGAGGTCATGGAAGGAGGAAGGGAAGAGCCACTGCAAGAATGCCCAGGAAGAGGGCATGGATCATCAGGATCAGAGCGCTGAGAAAGAGGCTCAGGCAGCTTAAAAAGGAGGGGGCTCTTGATGCTAAGACTTACCGGATGCTTTACAGGAAGGCAAAGGGTGGCGAGTTCAGGAGCATAGCACACCTTAATCAGTATCTTGAAACACATGGTTTGCTGAGGTGATTTAAATGGCAAAAGGTCCAGCATATAAGGTTCCGTACAGGAGAAGGAGAGAGGGCAAAACAAATTATCGAAAGAGGTTGAAACTCCTCCTTTCAAGAAAACCAAGACTGGTTGTCAGAATTACGAATAAGAGAGTCATTGCTCAGATTGTGGATTACCATCCAGATGGAGACCGGACTCTCGTTTATGCGGATTCAAAGGAGCTCGAAAAATATGGATGGAAAGGGGATCTGAATAACACTCCTGCTGCGTATCTCACCGGCTTGCTCATTGGTAAGAAGGCGCTTGATGCGGGGATCGAGGAAGCAATCCTTGATATTGGTCTGAAGACTCCATCAAAAGGCGCGAGAATCTTCGCTGTGCTTAAGGGTGCAGTTGAAGCAGGCCTCGATGTTCCGCATAGCGACGGGATACTGCCTGATGATTCCAGGACCAGGGGTGAGCACATTGCGCAGTATTACGAACAGAACCCAGAGAAATTCTCAGAATACGAAAAGAGAGGGTTGAAGCCTACAGAACTTCCCGGACATGTTGATGATGTAAAATCAAAGATTATGGGGTGATTGAATGGAATGGAAACCAAGAACCAGACTGGGGAGGCTTGTAGCAGAAGGAAAGATAAAAACGATTGATGAAGCAATAGCCAGCGGTCTTCCATTAAAAGAGCCGGAAATAGTTGATGTTCTCCTTCCCGACCTTGAGGATGAAGTTCTCGAGATCAATCTCGTTCAGAGAATGACTGACAGCGGCAGGAGGCTGAAGTTCAGAGTTACTGCTGTTGTGGGTAACAAGAACGGTTACGTTGGCATTGGTGTGGGGAAAGCATCTCAGGTAGCTCCCGCAATTCAGAAGGCAATCAGAAATGCAAAAATAAATCTTTTCAGGGTCCAGCTTGGATGCGGTTCCTGGGAATGTGGCTGCGGGGGAGAACACAGTGTTCCTGCGAAGGTCAGAGGCACGGCAGGAAGTGTTGAGGTTACGCTCATTCCCGGGCCAAAAGGACTTGGACTTGTTGCAGGAGATGTTGCAAAGAAGGTGCTTGAGCTTGCGGGTGTCAAGGATGTCTGGACTTTCACAAGGGGTCAGACCAAAACAACAATAAACTTTGCAAAAGCTACTTTTGAAGCGCTCAGGCAGACGGTATATCTCAAGAGGTGATTGTGATGCTGGCAGTAATCAGACTCAGAGGTCAGATAGATGTCCACAGGAAAATTAAGGACACCCTCAGGTTGTTGAGGCTCCATAAGAGGTATCACTGCGTTATTGTGCCGGACACTCCATCCTATCGTGGGATGCTTCAGATCGTGAAGGATTATGTGGCTTATGGTGAAATAGATGCAGAAACACTTGCATTGCTCTTGAGGAATAGGGGTAGGCTTGTTGGCAACAGAAGACTCACGGATGAATACGTTAAGGAAAAAACGGGATACGAGAACATCGATGAGTTTGCAAAAGCTGTCGTTGAGGGCAAAGCAAGTCTGAAGGATTTGCCAGAGCTTAAGCCTGTGTTCAGATTGCACCCTCCCAGAGGTGGACTGAAGAGCATCAAGTGGCATTACGGATACGGCGGGGATCTGGGATACCACGGCGAGGATATCTCCAAACTGATTTACAGGATGAGGTGAGCACGATGGCAAAAAAGAAGGTCAAGAAGTTTAGAGGATCGAGAACGTGTGGCAAAGGCAGGGAGAACAGGAACAGGGGCGGAGGAAATAGAGGCGGAAGAGGTAACGCGGGTGCTTTGAAGCATAAATACATAAGAACAGTCAAGCTTGCAAAGGCAGGCCTTTATGAAATTGGCAAAAGCGGGTTCACAAGACCAAAGGTCGTAAGAAGGGAGTATGTCCTTCAGAAGGAGCTTAAGGAACGGCTTATGGAACTTAAAGCAGTCGGCGCAATCGATGACTATCTTTATGCTTACCTGAAGTCAAGGCCGGATCTGAACGTGGGCGATCTGGACGCAATTGCCGACAGGCTTGTCGAGAACGGGCTTGCGGAGAAGGATGGAGATGTCTACAGGATCAATCTTGCGGATCTCGGATACTACAGACTGCTCGGTTCAGGGAGAGTCAGTAAAAAGCTTGTAATCTCTGTTGAGTATGCCACACCGAAGGCCATTGAGAAGGTTGAAAGCGCAGGAGGAAAGATTGAGACTGAGTCCTAATCTTTATTTTTATCGGGGGGTTTAGATGGTCGACTACGTTCTTAGGGCCTTACAGCCTTATTTTGAGAGGATTCCAAGTGTTGCGAGACCTACAGAGCACGTTCCATTTAACCAGAAGTTGATGTGGACGCTTACGATACTCTTGCTGTATTTCGTTCTATCGAATGTACCGGTTTTTGGACTGGATCCAAGCTCCATTGATATTTTTGAGCAGTACAGAGCATTATTTGCTGGTGCCACTGGGTCCATAATCGCTCTCGGTATTGGGCCTATCGTTACTGCCAGCATCATACTGCAGCTCCTTGTTGGTGCAGGCATAATCAAGCTCGATTTAACAAATCCCGATGACAGGGCAGCATATCAGGATTTTCAGCGATTTCTTGTATTTGTCATGATCGCTGTCGAGGCACTGCCTCAGATTCTGGGTGGCTTTCTCAAACCCAACCCTCTAATTGCCCAGCAGCTTGGCGTCTCTCTTGGTGTAGTTTCGCTTCTCATATTCATTCAGCTCTTCATAGGTGGCACTCTAATTGTTTACATGGATGAAGTGGTCTCTAAGTGGGGCATCGGAAGCGGTGTCTCGCTGTTCATTCTCGCTGGTGTTGCCCAGAGCATAATCACGGGACTTTTCAACTGGGTGGTACCACCGAATTCAGCAATGCCTGCAGGTATTATTCCGAGATGGTTCTGGATAGCGCAGAACTATGGTGGCGAGACCTTGCTGACTGCAGATGGCCTCAGATTTCTGCTTGTAGATGGCGGGATTCTCGCGCTGATAACAACCGCAATCATCATAATCTTGGTAGTTTATGCGGAGGGAACCAGGGTTGAGATACCTCTTGCTCATGCGGCTGTAAGGGGTGCAAGGGGCAGATTTCCGATAAAGCTGATTTATGCCAGTGTTCTGCCAATGATTTTCGTGAGAGCCTTGCAGGCCAACATACAGATCTTCGGAATGCTTATGTACAACAGAGGGATAACCATCTTTGGCGAATATGTCGGCAGTAAGCCAATAAGCGGTTTAATGTATGTGATATCTCCCGTAAGAGGTCCGCAGGACTGGATTCCATCTCTCGTTAAGGCAAGTCCGTACTTTGCAGATCTGCCTGAATGGATGATCATCCTCAGACTTCTGGTTGACGCTTCGATACTTGTTGCTGGAGGCATTCTCTTCGCCATCTTCTGGGTTGAGACGAGCGGTATGGATGCCAGAACAGTGGCAAATCAGATTGCAAGGAGCGGAATGCAGGTACCTGGGTTCAGAAGAACACCACAATCGCTTGAAAGGCTTCTTGAGAGATATATCCCCAAGGTAACAGTGCTCGGTGGTGCGGCAATTGGTCTGCTCACGCTTGTTGCCAACATGCTCGGAACAATTGGTGGTGTTGGTGGAACAAGCCTGCTCCTTGCAGTGAGCATTGCGTACAAGCTCTATCAGGACCTTGCAAAAGAACAGCTGACTGAGATGCATCCACTCGTTAGAAGAATGCTTGGTGAAGAGATATGAAGGATATCCTCAAAAATTTTTTACGAGCCCTCGGCATAACAATTTTTATTGGAATATTTATCAGCCATGACTTTCGAGTAGCTCTTGGCAGTGTTCTTGCTCCGTTTCTTGACCCCATGTACGAACAGCTTGGGGTTCTTTATACTGTGATGATTCTTGCAGTGTTTACTGCGTTTTACAGCACGCTGATTCAAAAGCTTACTGTGGATTACAGCAAGATGAAAGAAATTCAGCAGAAAGTGATGGAGTTTCAGAAGGAGTACAGTGAGGCAGTAAAGAAAAACAATCAGGAGAAGCTCAAAAGGCTTGAAAAAGATAGGGACGAGGTTATGAGACTGCAGTCCCAGCTGATGAGCATGCAATTTGACCCCATGTTCTATACTGTGATTGTTACGATACCGATTTTCATGTGGATGTACAAGATATCCACTCTGAACCCGATTGTCAATGTACCCTTTGCAGGAGAAATCCATGTGGGGCAGTTCTATCTGATATTCCCGTGGTGGATCTGGTGGTACATGTTCAACTCAATCGTCTTTGGCCAGGTGGTAAGAAAGGTTCTTAAAGTGGGAGTGTAAATTCAGGGGAAATGAGGATAACTATTTCAGGCCCTCCCGGAAGTGGAACGACCACCGTGGCAAGGAAGCTTTCAGAGAAACTCGGTTATCCTGTCATATCTGCCGGAGAGGTCTTCAGAAAGCTTGCCAGAGAACACGGGATGAGTCTTGAGGAATTCAGCAAGTATGCTGAAAACAATCCGGATATCGACAATTTGATCGATAAACGCCAGAGAGAAGAGGCTCTCAGGTATGAAAATGTTGTTGTAGAGGGAAGGCTGTCTGGCTGGATGGTGCCTGCAGATTTGAAGGTCTGGATTTACTGTGACAAGGAAATAAGGATTCAGAGGATCGCAAGGAGGGAAAAAAAGCCTGTGGAGGTTGTCAGGAATGAAACTGAAATCAGGGAAGAGCTTGAGAAACGGAGATATCTGAAAATCTACGGGATTGACATTGAAGACCGAAGTCTGTATCATATCATGATTAACTCGGCAAGGTTTACGGCAGACCAGATAGCTGAAATGATTTTCAGGGCGGTGGAGCTGATATATGATGAAAAGAATGGTTCCTGATTTTGAAGATAGATTTTACATCAGGGAAGAGGGAGAACCGGGAGAGCATGGGACTTATCCTTATAACCGGCCAATGAGGGAATACATAACGAAGGGACTCGTCTGTATTGACAAGCCAATGGGTCCGAGCAGCCACGAAGTAGTAGTCTGGATAAGGAAAATACTTGATGTTGAGAAAACGGGGCATACGGGTACACTGGATCCAAGGGTTACGGGAGTTCTGCCAGTACTGATTGAAAACGGTACGAAGCTCGTCAAATACCTGCAGGAATCTGATAAAGAATATATCACCCTGATGCATTTGCATGCTGATGCAAGAAAAGAAGACATTGAGAGGGTAATGAAGCTTTTTGTCGGAAAAATCTATCAGAGACCTCCTCTGAAATCTGCTGTTAAAAAAAGGTTGAGGATTAGAGAAATTAAAGATATTGAAATTCTCGAAATTGATGGGAGGGATGTACTTTTCAGGGTGTTGTGTGAGGCGGGGACGTATATTAGAAAGCTCTGTATCGATATTGGTGAGGTTCTCGGAACCGGGGCGCACATGCAGGAATTGAGAAGAACCAGGACAGGGATATTTGATGAAAGCAGGGCATACACTCTTCATGATCTGCTTGACGCATACATGTTCTGGAAAGAGGACGGCGAGGAGAAATACCTCCGGGAAATCATAATGCCCATGGAAGAGGCAGCAAAAACAATGAAGAAGGTTGTGATAAAGGATACTGCTGTGGATGCGGTCTGCCATGGAGCAGATCTGACTGCGAGAGGTATACACTACATCGAGAAGTCAATCAAGGCAGGCGATGTTGTCGCCCTCTTCACCCTGAAAAATGAGCTTGTGTCAATAGCAAAAGCAATCGTTTCAGCTGAAGAAATGTTCAGGATGAAAAAAGGTGTGGTGGCGAAAACGCTCAGAGTAATCATGGAACGGGGTACGTATCCCCCATACTGGAAAGGAAAGGGAGCAGGAGAAATTTAAAGTAAAATATAAATAATATTCGACTAAATCGTAAAGAGAAGGTGGTAACGATGATTGATGTAATTATGGACGGTGAAGTTCTCAGGGCTGTTACAAGGGCAATGGTGGCTCTTGTCAGTGAGGCGAGATTCCACTTTCAGGAGCAGGGGCTGCATTCACGGGCTGTAGACCCGGCAAACGTTGCGATGGTGATTGTGGACGTTTCAAGGGACAATCTTGAGGCATATTCAATCGACGAAGAAAAGACAGTTGGTGTTGATGTTAACAGGATATATGACATTGCAAAGGGCATAAAGAAGAATGAACTGGTTGAGCTCAAGGTGGAGGATGAGGCAACACTAAAGGTCAAGTTCGGAAGTGTTGTTTACAGCGTGGCACTCATTGATCCATCGGCAATAAGAAAAGAACCCAAGATACCAAATCTCGATCTGCCGGCCAAGATCGTACTTGATGCCGGAGAGTTCAAAAAAGCGATTGCGTCAGCTGACAAGATAAGCGACCACGTGGTTTTCAGGAGCGACTCCACGGGCTTTTACATTGAGGCTGAAGGCGATGTGGACAGGATTGTCTTCCACATGAGTGAAGCTGAGCTCATCGAGTTCAACAGGGCTGAGGCAAGGAGCATGTTCAGTGTGGAATATCTTAAGGAATTCATAAAAGTTGCTGGCACGGGAGATTTGCTTACGGTCCACCTTGGAACGAACTATCCAGTCAGACTCGTCTTTGAGGTTGCTGGAGGAAAGGCGAAGGTCGAGTACATACTCGCACCGAGAATAGAGGCAGAATGAAGCTGCTTCCGATTTTACCCTATATTTCTGACTATCCTTTTTTAAAGCCGTCTAAGTTTCTGGTTGAAGAGATCAGAAAAGGTGTTCTTTTTGACTATGCTCTTGAACAGGCAGAGGAAATGCTTGCTGAACTTTTAAACTCGGGAAAGTATGATTTCTCTCCTGAAGAGAAGTCCTTTTCGTGTCTTACCTGCGAAAAACCGTGCAGAGATGTGTGTACTAAAGAAGCCTTGGGTGAAGGGATAAAGTGGAATAGGTGTGACTTATGTGGTGAGTGCTTCAGGAAATGTGCTTTTTCATCAGATCCTCAGATTTACAGAGAATATGAAGCAAAAG
It encodes:
- a CDS encoding 50S ribosomal protein L32e is translated as MNPNLPKEKVKLLRLRRRMKSRKPEFRHFEAHKKLKLRDLGWRRPRGRHSKWRERYGGKWSGRVLPNPGFSSPAGVRGLHPSGYEEVLVHNPKELENVNPEFQAVRIASRVGLKKRLLIEEKAKELGIKVLNPVKGD
- a CDS encoding 50S ribosomal protein L19e, translating into MNLKFQRKLAAEILDCGVHRVWMDPDALDEIAGAATKEDVRELIERGLIKRKPVNGISRARINKRKAQRKKGRRRGHGRRKGRATARMPRKRAWIIRIRALRKRLRQLKKEGALDAKTYRMLYRKAKGGEFRSIAHLNQYLETHGLLR
- a CDS encoding 50S ribosomal protein L18, which translates into the protein MAKGPAYKVPYRRRREGKTNYRKRLKLLLSRKPRLVVRITNKRVIAQIVDYHPDGDRTLVYADSKELEKYGWKGDLNNTPAAYLTGLLIGKKALDAGIEEAILDIGLKTPSKGARIFAVLKGAVEAGLDVPHSDGILPDDSRTRGEHIAQYYEQNPEKFSEYEKRGLKPTELPGHVDDVKSKIMG
- a CDS encoding 30S ribosomal protein S5, yielding MEWKPRTRLGRLVAEGKIKTIDEAIASGLPLKEPEIVDVLLPDLEDEVLEINLVQRMTDSGRRLKFRVTAVVGNKNGYVGIGVGKASQVAPAIQKAIRNAKINLFRVQLGCGSWECGCGGEHSVPAKVRGTAGSVEVTLIPGPKGLGLVAGDVAKKVLELAGVKDVWTFTRGQTKTTINFAKATFEALRQTVYLKR
- a CDS encoding 50S ribosomal protein L30; its protein translation is MLAVIRLRGQIDVHRKIKDTLRLLRLHKRYHCVIVPDTPSYRGMLQIVKDYVAYGEIDAETLALLLRNRGRLVGNRRLTDEYVKEKTGYENIDEFAKAVVEGKASLKDLPELKPVFRLHPPRGGLKSIKWHYGYGGDLGYHGEDISKLIYRMR
- a CDS encoding uL15 family ribosomal protein; the protein is MAKKKVKKFRGSRTCGKGRENRNRGGGNRGGRGNAGALKHKYIRTVKLAKAGLYEIGKSGFTRPKVVRREYVLQKELKERLMELKAVGAIDDYLYAYLKSRPDLNVGDLDAIADRLVENGLAEKDGDVYRINLADLGYYRLLGSGRVSKKLVISVEYATPKAIEKVESAGGKIETES
- the secY gene encoding preprotein translocase subunit SecY; the encoded protein is MVDYVLRALQPYFERIPSVARPTEHVPFNQKLMWTLTILLLYFVLSNVPVFGLDPSSIDIFEQYRALFAGATGSIIALGIGPIVTASIILQLLVGAGIIKLDLTNPDDRAAYQDFQRFLVFVMIAVEALPQILGGFLKPNPLIAQQLGVSLGVVSLLIFIQLFIGGTLIVYMDEVVSKWGIGSGVSLFILAGVAQSIITGLFNWVVPPNSAMPAGIIPRWFWIAQNYGGETLLTADGLRFLLVDGGILALITTAIIIILVVYAEGTRVEIPLAHAAVRGARGRFPIKLIYASVLPMIFVRALQANIQIFGMLMYNRGITIFGEYVGSKPISGLMYVISPVRGPQDWIPSLVKASPYFADLPEWMIILRLLVDASILVAGGILFAIFWVETSGMDARTVANQIARSGMQVPGFRRTPQSLERLLERYIPKVTVLGGAAIGLLTLVANMLGTIGGVGGTSLLLAVSIAYKLYQDLAKEQLTEMHPLVRRMLGEEI
- a CDS encoding DUF106 domain-containing protein, which codes for MKDILKNFLRALGITIFIGIFISHDFRVALGSVLAPFLDPMYEQLGVLYTVMILAVFTAFYSTLIQKLTVDYSKMKEIQQKVMEFQKEYSEAVKKNNQEKLKRLEKDRDEVMRLQSQLMSMQFDPMFYTVIVTIPIFMWMYKISTLNPIVNVPFAGEIHVGQFYLIFPWWIWWYMFNSIVFGQVVRKVLKVGV
- the cmk gene encoding (d)CMP kinase, with product MRITISGPPGSGTTTVARKLSEKLGYPVISAGEVFRKLAREHGMSLEEFSKYAENNPDIDNLIDKRQREEALRYENVVVEGRLSGWMVPADLKVWIYCDKEIRIQRIARREKKPVEVVRNETEIREELEKRRYLKIYGIDIEDRSLYHIMINSARFTADQIAEMIFRAVELIYDEKNGS
- a CDS encoding RNA-guided pseudouridylation complex pseudouridine synthase subunit Cbf5, producing the protein MMKRMVPDFEDRFYIREEGEPGEHGTYPYNRPMREYITKGLVCIDKPMGPSSHEVVVWIRKILDVEKTGHTGTLDPRVTGVLPVLIENGTKLVKYLQESDKEYITLMHLHADARKEDIERVMKLFVGKIYQRPPLKSAVKKRLRIREIKDIEILEIDGRDVLFRVLCEAGTYIRKLCIDIGEVLGTGAHMQELRRTRTGIFDESRAYTLHDLLDAYMFWKEDGEEKYLREIIMPMEEAAKTMKKVVIKDTAVDAVCHGADLTARGIHYIEKSIKAGDVVALFTLKNELVSIAKAIVSAEEMFRMKKGVVAKTLRVIMERGTYPPYWKGKGAGEI
- a CDS encoding DNA polymerase sliding clamp; its protein translation is MIDVIMDGEVLRAVTRAMVALVSEARFHFQEQGLHSRAVDPANVAMVIVDVSRDNLEAYSIDEEKTVGVDVNRIYDIAKGIKKNELVELKVEDEATLKVKFGSVVYSVALIDPSAIRKEPKIPNLDLPAKIVLDAGEFKKAIASADKISDHVVFRSDSTGFYIEAEGDVDRIVFHMSEAELIEFNRAEARSMFSVEYLKEFIKVAGTGDLLTVHLGTNYPVRLVFEVAGGKAKVEYILAPRIEAE